The Bacillota bacterium genome segment TTACATCTACCCGGAAGGGACGGGCGATATTTTCGGCAGCCGTTAACGCTCTTAAGTGGTCTTTCTCATCCAGGCCTTCCAGGGCAATGTCTATATCCGAGAAGGTGGAAAAGTGCCCATTGGTCAGGGAGCCAAACAGATAAATTCGACGTAGCGGGAAAAAGAGCGGCAGTTCTTTCGCCAGTCGCTTTGCCTTTTCCCAGGCTTCTCTTTTACGGGCGGCAAGAAATTTTTCTTCCACCCTGGCTCGCCTTTTGTGGCCTGCAAGGTATTCTTCAAACTGGG includes the following:
- a CDS encoding nucleotidyltransferase domain-containing protein, which produces MYGGYNETSQFEEYLAGHKRRARVEEKFLAARKREAWEKAKRLAKELPLFFPLRRIYLFGSLTNGHFSTFSDIDIALEGLDEKDHLRALTAAENIARPFRVDVILLEEAPLSLKRKIYSQGVIIYEQGKD